One region of Juglans regia cultivar Chandler chromosome 4, Walnut 2.0, whole genome shotgun sequence genomic DNA includes:
- the LOC118348199 gene encoding uncharacterized protein LOC118348199, which yields MDKSWMNIHDRLRSTQYAEGVEQFLTLARNHVAGSDHIRCPCRVCGNNIWLPISEVETHLFIKGINPNYTEWIFHGEEEVWNVTDDEDNIEAVSDEAEYVDDMDEMLDDFRAGTFGEGTSGSPIHDGPSPIPNMNQSDAYEKLLNDARQPLFEGCAHFSQLSFIVKLLHIKTIGGWSIKSFDMLLELLRSAFPNVVLPRSYQQSRSLQRGLGFTYTKIHACRNDCILFWREHSNLNECPKCGASRWMSTTHNNRPIPQKVLRHFPLKPRLQRLFMSRKTASDMRWHKEQRTDDEINMRHPADSEVWKAFDKEHSWFAQDSRNVRLGLASDGFNPFNNMSKPYSIWPVILVPYNLPPWLCMKDAYFMTSLIIPGPKSPGNEIDVYLQPLVDELNDLWENGVATYDASTKTNFLLHAALLWTINDFPAYGNLSGWSTKGKLACPTCNLGTDSMWLTYGRKHTYMGHRRFLPPDHIWRTKKRVFNGREDHRSPPLSLTGSEVINQLSCLRHVHFGKGVKKRKRTPEELNWTKMSIFFTLPYWSTIKLRHNLDVMHIEKNICDNILGTLINIPSKTKDNINSRRDLANLGIRNELHLIHDGERCSMPHACFTLYKDERKSFCEWMSKVKFPDGFASNIAKCVSVHDCKISGLKSHDCHVFMQRLLPVAIGGYLRNDISLALIELSNFFKELCARTLDVSLLMQLESDIVVILCKFEMIFPPSFFDVMVHLAVHLPREALLAGPVQYRWMYPFERYLGKFKRYVKNKARPEGSIAEAYIHIECLTFCSIEHYNICKLNSPHAPDRNHEKHFPAWLKQRVQEQRTTEPSEVSDDLYALACGPDPRVASYAACIVNGKRFHTRDREQRRRTQNCGVFVNGEHQSNSVEFYGVINDVVELHYMGWRRVYLFKCQWFDVGDRRRGIRVDNHMTSVNMDRTWYKEEPFVLACQASQCFYLKDPRVKGNWYVVQNFIDRNVYDLPPGPLSEDHDPNPNSGDAYQEDESANVYTTVECADVGVATPLNRSDIEPSPIDDPVIIVDINHDDLAGEFINDEDAEESEEDSCGSDEDSDDKDSDDDDEDSG from the exons atggacaaaagttggatgaataTCCATGATAGGCTTAGATCAACTCAATATGCTGAAGGGGTTGAGCAATTCCTCACATTGGCACGAAACCACGTAGCCGGAAGTGACCACATTCGCTGTCCATGCCGTGTTTGTGGTAATAACATTTGGTTACCTATAAGTGAAGTGGAAACTCACTTGTTCATTAAAGGGATTAATCCTAACTACACGGAGTGGATATTTCACGGGGAGGAGGAAGTATGGAATGTGACTGATGATGAGGACAATATTGAGGCCGTTAGTGATGAAGCAGAATACGTCGATGACATGGATGAGATGTTAGATGACTTCAGGGCTGGGACATTCGGTGAAGGAACTTCGGGCAGCCCCATCCATGATGGCCCAAGTCCCATACCTAACATGAATCAAAGCGACGCCTACGAGAAACTATTAAATGATGCCAGACAACCACTCTTTGAGGGTTGTGCACATTTTTCCCAACTCTCCTTCATTGTGAAGTTGCTTCATATTAAAACAATTGGGGGATGgtcaataaaatcatttgacATGTTACTTGAGTTGTTGAGGTCTGCATTTCCTAATGTTGTCTTGCCACGCTCATACCAGCAGTCACGATCATTGCAGCGTGGTTTGGGCTTTACATACACCAAGATTCATGCTTGTCGTAACGACTGCATATTATTCTGGAGGGAACATTCGAACCTAAATGAGTGCCCTAAATGTGGGGCTTCACGGTGGATGTCAACCACACACAACAATCGCCCAATCCCTCAGAAGGTCCTACGTCATTTCCCTTTGAAGCCAAGGTTACAACGGCTATTCATGTCACGGAAAACAGCTTctgatatgagatggcataaagaaCAACGAACAGATGATGAAATCAATATGAGGCATCCGGCTGATTCTGAGGTTTGGAAGGCATTTGATAAGGAGCATAGTTGGTTTGCCCAGGATTCTCGAAATGTCCGACTGGGTCTAGCAAgtgatggattcaaccctttcaACAATATGTCTAAACCATATAGTATATGGCCAGTGATCCTCGTTCCATAtaacttgcctccatggttatgcatgaaagatgCCTACTTTATGACGTCTCTTATTATTCCTGGTCCAAAATCACCGGGGAATGAAATAGATGTCTACTTGCAGCCTTTGGTAGATGAGTTGAACGATCTTTGGGAAAATGGGGTTGCTACATACGATGCCTCCACCAAAACTAATTTCTTACTTCATGCAGCTTTATTGTGGACAATTAATGACTTTCCAGCATATGGTAACCTTTCCGGGTGGTCAACCAAAGGGAAATTGGCTTGTCCGACGTGCAACCTAGGCACAGATTCTATGTGGTTGACCTACGGCCGAAAGCATACATAtatgggtcatcgtcgatttttaccaCCTGATCACATATGGAGAACTAAAAAACGTGTGTTCAATGGTAGAGAAGATCATCGCTCACCACCACTTTCTCTAACGGGATCAGAGGTTATCAATCAACTATCTTGTCTTCGACATGTGCACTTTGGGAAGGGTGTGAAGAAGCGCAAACGTACACCGGaggaattgaattggacaaaaatgAGCATATTCTTCACTTTGCCATATTGGTCAACAATTAAGCTTCGACATAATCTGGACGTTATGCACATCGAGAAGAACATTTGCGACAACATATTGGGCACATTAATTAACATTCCTagtaaaacaaaagataatatcAATTCACGCCGTGACCTGGCCAACCTTGGTATCAGAAATGAATTGCATTTGATCCACGATGGAGAGCGGTGTAGTATGCCACATGCATGTTTCACATTATATAAAGATGAAAGGAAAAGTTTTTGTGAGTGGATGTCGAAGGTGAAATTTCCTGATGGCTTCGCTTCGAATATCGCCAAATGCGTGTCTGTACAtgattgcaaaatctcagggttgaaatcgcatgattgtcatgtttttaTGCAAAGACTCCTTCCTGTTGCAATTGGTGGGTACTTAAGGAATGATATTAGCTTGGCGTTGATTGAGCTTAGCAatttcttcaaagagttgtgcgCAAGAACACTTGACGTGAGCCTATTGATGCAACTTGAGAGTGATATCGTGGTCATTCTATGCAAGTTTGAGATGATCTTTCCCCCATCATTCTTCGAtgttatggtccacctagcAGTTCATTTACCTCGTGAAGCTTTGCTTGCTGGCCCAGTgcaatataggtggatgtacccTTTTGAGAGGTATCTCGGTAAATTCAAGCGGTATGTCAAGAATAAAGCACGCCCTGAAGGATCAATAGCTGAAGCATACATTCACATAGAATGTTTGACATTTTGCTCGAT TGAACACTACAACATTTGTAAGCTAAACAGCCCACATGCTCCCGATCGTAACCATGAGAAACATTTTCCAGCATGGTTGAAGCAACGT GTTCAAGAACAACGAACAACCGAACCTAGTGAGGTCTCTGATGATCTATATGCATTAGCGTGTGGTCCTGATCCACGGGTTGCATCGTATGCAGCCTGCATAGTGAATGGAAAAAGGTTCCACACAAGGGATCGTGAACAACGTCGGCGAACTCAAAATTGTGGTGTGTTCGTAAATGGGGAACATCAATCTAACTCGGTAGAGTTCTACGGTGTTATAAATGATGTTGTCGAGTTACATTATATGGGATGGCGTCGGGTATATTTGTTCAAATGTCAATGGTTTGATGTTGGTGATCGGAGAAGAGGAATACGAGTAGATAACCATATGACTAGTGTCAATATGGACCGAACATGGTATAAGGAAGAACCTTTTGTTTTAGCGTGCCAAGCTTCACAATGCTTTTACTTAAAAGATCCAAGGGTGAAAGGAAATTGGTATGTTGTACAGAATTTCATAGACCGGAATGTGTATGACTTGCCACCAGGGCCTCTCTCCGAGGACCATGATCCGAACCCAAACAGTGGTGATGCATACCAAGAGGATGAGTCCGCTAATGTTTACACAACTGTTGAGTGTGCTGATGTTGGTGTGGCAACTCCACTAAATAGGAGTGACATAGAACCAAGCCCCATCGATGACCCAGTGATAATCGTTGACATTAATCATGATGACCTCGCAGGAGAATTTATCAATGACGAAGATGCTGAGGAAAGTGAAGAAGATAGTTGTGGCAGTGATGAAGATTCAGATGACAAAGAttcagatgatgatgatgaagattcagGGTGA